One genomic region from Sciurus carolinensis chromosome 2, mSciCar1.2, whole genome shotgun sequence encodes:
- the LOC124977522 gene encoding protein WFDC11-like, whose protein sequence is MKSWAPLFMTFLCMVLLSVQGEMRPKQDGGEHLVEECWGEPDVKDCTKKCSRTFKCAHKNHTCCWSYCGNICWANKNLGNL, encoded by the exons ATGAAGTCCTGGGCACCCCTGTTCATGACATTCCTCTGTATGGTGCTGCTGTCTGTGCAAGGAGAGATGAGGCCAAAGCAGGATG GAGGTGAACACCTAGTGGAGGAGTGCTGGGGAGAGCCAGATGTCAAAGATTGTACCAAGAAGTGCTCCAGGACCTTCAAATGTGCTCACAAAAACCACACATGCTGCTGGAGCTACTGTGGTAACATCTGCTGGGCAAAT AAAAACCTTGGAAACCTGTAA